The Verrucomicrobiia bacterium DNA window TCTGCAATCGGTCTGGCGGTGAACCAGACGCTTGATCGCAACGACCCACGCTACCGATGGATCGATCAGGGACTTGTCATCCGTTCACGGCCCGGGGTCACTGATTTCAATGCGATTGATCCAAACCTGGTTCTTGATGGACGACGTGCATGGCTCTGCTGGGGAAGTTTTTGGGGCGGCATTATGATGCGCGAGATCGATCCAAAGACGGGGAAGGCGTCATCGAGCAATACCAATCTTTACGTCCTGGCGAGCCGCCCGCGCGTCGAAGAACACAAGACGCCGCCGGTGGAGGGCGCAATCGAGTCGCCTACTATCATCAAGCGCGGCGGTTTCTGGTACTTGTTTGCGTCGTACGATTTCTGCTGTCGCGGAACCAACAGCACTTACAACGTGAAGGTTGGCCGCTCGCGCAAGGTGACGGGACCCTACGTGGATCGCGACGGCAGGCGTCTGGCTGACGATGGCGGCACGCCTGTGATCGAAGCCCAATCGGAAAAGTGGGCCGGGGCGGGACACCAAACGTTCTTTAGTGACAAGGGCAAGGATTACCTGGTGTTCCATGCCTACAATCGCACCAACGGTCAGTCGCGCCTGCAGATCTCAACCGTTGTCTGGGAAAACGGCTGGCCGAAGGCGGCCAGCCGTTGATTCGTCCGCGCGCGGGCGGGGTTCAACCCTTGGACATCTCAGCCATCTTGCCGCATTCTTCCTTCATGCGGCGTTCCATTTCGTGCGGAGGCACGTCCTCGACGTGGGTCATCAGCGACCATTGATGCCCAAACGGATCTTCAAATGTTCCCGCGCGATCGCCCCAGAATTTATTTTCGACAGGGTATCTCACGGTTCCTCCTGCCTTGATGGCCTTCTCAAAAGCCTGATCGACATTCTCAACGTAAACCGCAAAGCACACGGTGGTGGCCTTCACGGTTGTGGGCGATGTATTCATCCCAGGGAACTCGTCCGCTACCATGATTATGGAATCGCCAATGACGAGTTCGGCGTGGCCGACAGTTTTGCCGTCCGGTCCAGGTAATCGGAACCGTTCGGTGGCGCCGAGCGCCCGTTTGTAGAACTCAATGGCTTCGGAGGCGCCCTTGATCGCAAGGTATGGAGTGACAGAGTGAAAGCCCTTGGGAATAGGATTTGGTTTCGATTGCATAGGATGCTCATTCATACGTTGGCGAGTGGAATGTCGAATCCTCGTCATGTTTGCCGGGGTCGTCAAGCGATGCAAAACGGCTGATTCGCCGTGGACAAAAGTTTACGCCGTAGGCTCATTGCGGAATTCTGCTCATCACCCGGAATATTCCGCATTGCCCGCGGCCGAACTTTGCCCTTTGAACTGCTTTGGCAGGTTGTGCTACCTTCCGCCCCCTTGTGGATATCGCCAAAGAAATTCAGAAACGACGCACGTTCGCCATCATCTCACATCCTGATGCCGGCAAGACCACGCTGACGGAGAAGTTGCTGTTGTACGGCGGCGCGGTGCAGTTGGCGGGTTCCGTGACCGCGCGCAAGAATCAGCGCGCCACGACGTCCGACTGGATGGAACTCGAAAAGAAGCGCGGCATTTCAATCAGCTCCACGGTCCTGCAGTTCGAATACAACGGGTATCGCATCAACCTTCTCGATACCCCCGGACACAAAGATTTTTCCGAGGACACGTACCGCGTGCTGACGGCAGTGGATTCGGTGGTGATGGTGATTGATTCCGCGAAAGGCATCGAACCGCAGACACGCAAGCTCTTCGAGGTCTGCCGCCAGCGCGGAGTGCCGATCTTCACGTTCATGAACAAGTGTGATCGCCCGATGAAGAACCCCCTTGAGCTGATCGATGAACTCGAGCGGGTGCTGGGGATTGGCGCATTTCCGGTAAACTGGCCAATCGGGAACGGCTTTGAATTTCAGGGCATTTATGATCGGCAAACAAAGCAGTTTCACCTGTTCGAACGAACGGTTGGAGGAATGCATCGTGCGCCCGTTTCAGTGGGCGGCATTGAAGACGCGGAAATCCGCGATCGATTGAGCGACGAAACCTTTCGCAAAACCGTTGAGGAGCTCGAGATGCTCGAAATGGCGGGACACGGATTTGACGAAGCTGCCGTGCTGGCTGGGAAAACAACGCCCGTGTTCTTCGGCAGCGGCGTCAACAACTTTGGTGTGCAGCTGTTGCTGGATGGATTCTTAAAGCATTCGCCACCGCCCAAGCCGCGTGTCATGGCGGGTATCGAAGTTTCACCGGAAAATCCCGCCTTCTCCGGTTTTATCTTCAAGATCCAGGCAAACATGGATCCGCGTCACAGGGATCGCATTGCGTTCATTCGCGTTTGTTCCGGCAAATTTGAACGCGACATGACCGTGCATCATTCGCGTTCCGAGAAGAAGGTTCGCCTTTCGAGTTCGCACAAGATTTTCGGCAACGAACGGGAAACCGTGGATGAGGCATTTCCCGGCGATGTAATTGGTCTCGTCGGCCATGACAGCTTTGGCATCGGCGACACGCTGACAACGGATCCGAGCATCAGCTACAAGGAGATTCCGCGGTTTACTCCCGAGGCGTTTGCCTATCTGCACAATCCCAACACAGCCAAATACAAACAGTTTCGACAGGGCCTTGAGCAACTGCTTCAGGAGGGCGTGATCCAGGCCCTGTACGTGCGTGACTCGGGCCAAAAAATCCCGCTCCTCGCCGCCGTCGGACCTTTGCAATTCGAGGTGGTGCAGTATCGGCTGGAAAGCGAATACGGGGCCGAATCGCGGTTAGAATCCGCCCCCTGGACGGTTGTGCGATGGCTGCCCACGGATATCAACGAGGAGCGACTCGATCAACTGTCACTGCCGACTGGGGCGCGACTGGCGTACGACATGGGCAAAAATCCAGTGGTGCTGTTTCAAAATGACTGGTCCGCGAATTATTTTAGCGATACGAACAAGGGGGTTGAGCTTTCGGCACAGCCGGTGCAGACCGCACGCGAGAGTTGACCATCGGAGAGGGTGACCCACGGTTGGCAGAATCGGGGGTATCGGAATCGCATTTCGAATCACGATTTTCTTCGCCGAGTGTTTCGTCGGCTTCAACTCGACCTTGAATACCCATTTGAGTCAATTGACCCCATGGTTGCGGGTGTTAGAGTGTCAGGCTGATTCGTGCTGAAACGATGGTGTTGCTGAGAGTTGGGCCGGTTTCATTCGCGGTTTGTGGAGGGAACTTCCTTCGCGGCTGGTCGGTGGTGCCGTTCTTCCTTCACTCGGGCTCGTCCATTCCGGGTCGAGGCTTCCTGTATTTCGGCATCGCTCCTTAAAACATTTATGAACAGTTCACACTTGAAACGGTTTGGCTTTCTAAGCGCAATCATCGGCGCCGGCGTGGCGACAGCGCCCGCGGCGGACATCTCTCTGACGGCGAACGACCCATTTGGAGAGTCGTCCTTCAACACATCGGGGACATGGCAGAATGCCGCGCCTCCCAGTCCTGGAAATGATTACTTCACCGGCAACTTCCGCATGCGCACCCCCGCGGATGGAAATAGTTACACGTTCGGTGGCAATTCGCTCGCCGCTAACAATACTCCTGCGGCCGACGCTTCGGCTGGGATAGGATACAAAGGATTGGGAACGAACGGCGTCCTTACGGCAAACTGGGTGCTCGATGGGGGACAGATTTATCACCTGAACGGGGTCACCGATCTCTTCCAGCTCGCGGGAACCTTGACCATCACTCCCAATGGCGGTGAGTTGTGGGCAAAGCAGGGTGATCTTCTCGTGCTGGCGCCCATCACTGGCGCAGGCCCTCTGACCATTCCAGCCACCGATGCTCCTGCTGAAACAGGGGCGCGATTCGTGAACCTGCGCGGGAACAACTCTGGTTACACAGGCGTGATCACGCTCATTGGAAAGCTGAGTGTGATTGCAGAAGAGAATCTCGGCGGCAACCCGTCAACGCTCGTGCCGAACCAACTTGCGTTCGAAGGCGGCATTCTCAGCACCACCAATACATTCACCATCGATGACGCCAATCGCGGGCTCAATGTCGGAGCCAGCGGCACGATCAATGTGAGCAACCCCGACACGAATACTGTTTCGGTTCTCACCATATCCAGCCCCCTTTCGGGCTTTGGTGGGTTAACGAAGACGGGCAATGGAACGCTGGCGCTTTCCGGCGCGAACAACGAGTTCTTTGGCGGGGTGACGGTTTCCGCAGGGCGGCTCAACCTTCAAAGTCCAACGGCCCTCGGTTTCGGAACGCTCACGTTGAACGCTGGTGCGCTTTTGGACAATGCCAGCGGCGGAGACATAACGCTGGTTAACAACAATCCGCAAACATGGACCGGTAACTTCTCCTTTGTTGGAACTCGCAACCTCGACATGGGGACCGGAGGTGCCGCCCTGAACGCCAATGTCGCGGTGACGGTATCGAACCAGACACTCACAGTCGGCGCCATCACTGATGATGGCGGCTTGCGCAGCCTCACGAAGCAAGGTCCCGGCACTCTGGCTATCAACGGCGGAGCGTTCTACGGCGGCAGCACGTTCGTGAACGAAGGTGTTCTGTCCCTGATCGGGAACGTCTTCATCAGCAGCCCGGTTGTTAACATCGCATCCAACGCGGTGTTGAACGTGGGCGGGAGCGGCCTGCTTCTGAACAGCGGCCAGGTCCTCACTGGCGGCGGGACTGTCAACGGAACTGTTTCCGACAGCGCAGGTGCCACAATCGATCCTGGAGCGGGAATCGGGACGCTCGCTGTAAATGGAAATCTCACGTTGAACGGCGGAACCGTGAATTTTCAACTGAGCGGCGCCACCACACCAGGCGCCGGCGTTAATGACCTCGTAACAGTTTCCGGCCAGTTGAATGCCGCGGGTCCAGCCACCGTGAATGTTATCGGCACCCCGGCTGTGGGCACTTACACGTTATTTGATTACGGAACGTTCTCTGGAAACCTGGCCAATCTGACGGTGCCGCCTGGTTTCGCGCTAAATAACAACGTCGCAGCGGGAACTATTGAACTCGTCGTGACCCATGTGCCCCAGGCACTGACCTGGCAGGGTGACGGAACTGCAAACGTGTGGGACCTCGGGATTACCCCTAACTTTCGACTGAATGGAACTCCGCAGCCGTTCTTTACTGGGGACGCGGTGACGTTTGACAATACGGGGTCCGGCGTTCCGCCGGTCAACCTGGCCGGGGATCTCTCACCGTCGTCGGTCGTGGTGAACAGCTCGCAAAACTATACGTTCACGGGTGGCGGCCTGCTGACCGGCAGCCTGACAAAGAGCGGAACGGGAACACTCGTCCTGGATAACACAAATTCCTATACCGGCGCCACGGTGATCAATGGCGGCATCCTGCAACTCGGCGATCCCGCGGGAATGTATGCGGGTGCGGCAGGAACACTGGGCCGCGGGCCTGTGACAAACAATGCGCTGCTGGCTATCAACCGCGTCGGCACCCTGACGATCACCAATTCAATCGTCGGTTCGGGCAGTCTCTCGAACTTTGCTGGAAGCACGGTATTGTCCGGAAGCAACAGTTACACGGGCGTCACGGTGATCAGCGGCGGTTCGGTCCAGGTGGCGCACAACGCAGCGCTTGGCGCAACGAATGGCGCCACGATTGTGCAAGGGAGCGGCCAATTGAATGCCTTTAATGCGCGCGCGATCGATGAAAACATTGTCCTCAATCCAGCGGACACAACCACCATGGCACTGCGCAACGGTGGAAATCAGGTCTTTACGATCAATGGCACCGTCGCGTTGAACAGTGACACTGCCGTCCAGGTCGACGGCGGTTCCACAATGGTGTTCTCGAACCAGGTCAGCGGCCCTGGCGCTCTGATCAAAAATGTAAGTGGAACCCTTACGCTGGCGGGCTCGAACACGTTCAGTGGCGGTCTTTCCATCAACTCCGGGACGTTGATCCTTGCCAATAATAATGCGCTCGGCAACTCGCAGGTAACGCTCACGAGCACGACGGGCGGCCCGGGCCTTAGCGGCACGCGCGTCACTCTGTCCGGCGGCGTGACCATTCCCGCAACGAAGTCGCTCACGTTGCCGTCTTCCGGTTCCGGAACCGTTCGTTCGGCACTCGTCGGCACGGGCGCTGGCGTGACGAATGTCTGGAGCGGGCCCATCACCTTGACTGGCGATTCCGACCCAGGCAACCAGGTCGGCTTTGGAGTTGATGCGAACTCGACCTTTGTGATCAGTGGGAACGTCACAGCGGACGCAAGCTTCCCTGGAAAGATTAACATTCGAGGGAACGGCACGGGCACCGGCATCCTATCTGGAACTGTTGCCCTGGCACCCGAAGGCCAGATCCAGGTGGACGACGGTGCCACGTGGGTCATCGCCTCGACAGGCAACACTTGGGGCACCAGCCGCATCGTGAACGGCACCCTGCGATTGGGAGCGAACAACGCGTTGCCGACGGCGTCCGTGATCACCGACAATTCGCGATTCGACCTTGCAGGCTTCAACCAAGCGATTGCAGGTCTCAGCGCGGGTGTGGCGATCACCAACAGCAGCCTGGTTGCGGATTCCACGTTGACCTACGCGACTCCGAATCAATCGACCTTCACCGGTTCAGTTCGAGACGGAGCACGCAGGTTGAACCTGACGATCGCGTCAGGAAATCTCACGCTTACAAGTACGAACACGTTGAATGCTCCACGATCGACCGTCACTGTGAACAGTGGCGCAGTGTTGCAATTGGATTATGTCGGAACGAACCGGGTGGCTGCGCTCGTGTTGAACGGTGTGAGCCAGCCGGTTGGGTTCTACAGCAGTGCGAACAGCGGCCCGTTCGTTGGCGGCACGGGCGTCATTCAGGTCGCGAACCCAGTTCCGACTATTCCCACCACCCTGGGCTTCAGCCGGATGGGCAACAGCCTGATGCTCAACTGGCCGGCTGAATACGCAGGCTGGATACTGCAGGCTCAAACCAACAGCTTGAGCACGGGGTTGGCGACGAATTGGGTCGATGTCGCGGGCAGCGCCGCGATGACGTCGACCAACATTGTGATCGACCCCGCCGCGCCTGCCGCCTTTTTTCGGCTCCGCGCTCCGTAATCGTGCTTCGAACTCACAACCGCCGCAGGCAAACTGCGGCGGTTTTTTGTTTCCAGCGAGGCGTTGAACCACCGGAACGAAATTTCCCGGCTTCCCTTTTGCGGTTGCGCAAAACACAATCCCGCGGCGATTCAACGACTCACATGCATGAGCACTAGCAAACCTATCTATATTGGCACCGACGGCGGCGCTACGACATCCAAGGTGAATGGCGTCTGGGAAAACGGTG harbors:
- a CDS encoding arabinan endo-1,5-alpha-L-arabinosidase — encoded protein: MNKKFLPALILCGAVCLNNGCQSPRDGARGEAPILLPLTGDRAVHDPVLIREKDQYFLFSTGGGPRGDIIPIRCSTNLLHWERCGSVFERLPEWATNEIARARGSWAPDISFYNGKYHLYYSLSSFGVNESAIGLAVNQTLDRNDPRYRWIDQGLVIRSRPGVTDFNAIDPNLVLDGRRAWLCWGSFWGGIMMREIDPKTGKASSSNTNLYVLASRPRVEEHKTPPVEGAIESPTIIKRGGFWYLFASYDFCCRGTNSTYNVKVGRSRKVTGPYVDRDGRRLADDGGTPVIEAQSEKWAGAGHQTFFSDKGKDYLVFHAYNRTNGQSRLQISTVVWENGWPKAASR
- a CDS encoding VOC family protein — protein: MQSKPNPIPKGFHSVTPYLAIKGASEAIEFYKRALGATERFRLPGPDGKTVGHAELVIGDSIIMVADEFPGMNTSPTTVKATTVCFAVYVENVDQAFEKAIKAGGTVRYPVENKFWGDRAGTFEDPFGHQWSLMTHVEDVPPHEMERRMKEECGKMAEMSKG
- a CDS encoding peptide chain release factor 3, with the protein product MDIAKEIQKRRTFAIISHPDAGKTTLTEKLLLYGGAVQLAGSVTARKNQRATTSDWMELEKKRGISISSTVLQFEYNGYRINLLDTPGHKDFSEDTYRVLTAVDSVVMVIDSAKGIEPQTRKLFEVCRQRGVPIFTFMNKCDRPMKNPLELIDELERVLGIGAFPVNWPIGNGFEFQGIYDRQTKQFHLFERTVGGMHRAPVSVGGIEDAEIRDRLSDETFRKTVEELEMLEMAGHGFDEAAVLAGKTTPVFFGSGVNNFGVQLLLDGFLKHSPPPKPRVMAGIEVSPENPAFSGFIFKIQANMDPRHRDRIAFIRVCSGKFERDMTVHHSRSEKKVRLSSSHKIFGNERETVDEAFPGDVIGLVGHDSFGIGDTLTTDPSISYKEIPRFTPEAFAYLHNPNTAKYKQFRQGLEQLLQEGVIQALYVRDSGQKIPLLAAVGPLQFEVVQYRLESEYGAESRLESAPWTVVRWLPTDINEERLDQLSLPTGARLAYDMGKNPVVLFQNDWSANYFSDTNKGVELSAQPVQTARES
- a CDS encoding autotransporter-associated beta strand repeat-containing protein; this encodes MNSSHLKRFGFLSAIIGAGVATAPAADISLTANDPFGESSFNTSGTWQNAAPPSPGNDYFTGNFRMRTPADGNSYTFGGNSLAANNTPAADASAGIGYKGLGTNGVLTANWVLDGGQIYHLNGVTDLFQLAGTLTITPNGGELWAKQGDLLVLAPITGAGPLTIPATDAPAETGARFVNLRGNNSGYTGVITLIGKLSVIAEENLGGNPSTLVPNQLAFEGGILSTTNTFTIDDANRGLNVGASGTINVSNPDTNTVSVLTISSPLSGFGGLTKTGNGTLALSGANNEFFGGVTVSAGRLNLQSPTALGFGTLTLNAGALLDNASGGDITLVNNNPQTWTGNFSFVGTRNLDMGTGGAALNANVAVTVSNQTLTVGAITDDGGLRSLTKQGPGTLAINGGAFYGGSTFVNEGVLSLIGNVFISSPVVNIASNAVLNVGGSGLLLNSGQVLTGGGTVNGTVSDSAGATIDPGAGIGTLAVNGNLTLNGGTVNFQLSGATTPGAGVNDLVTVSGQLNAAGPATVNVIGTPAVGTYTLFDYGTFSGNLANLTVPPGFALNNNVAAGTIELVVTHVPQALTWQGDGTANVWDLGITPNFRLNGTPQPFFTGDAVTFDNTGSGVPPVNLAGDLSPSSVVVNSSQNYTFTGGGLLTGSLTKSGTGTLVLDNTNSYTGATVINGGILQLGDPAGMYAGAAGTLGRGPVTNNALLAINRVGTLTITNSIVGSGSLSNFAGSTVLSGSNSYTGVTVISGGSVQVAHNAALGATNGATIVQGSGQLNAFNARAIDENIVLNPADTTTMALRNGGNQVFTINGTVALNSDTAVQVDGGSTMVFSNQVSGPGALIKNVSGTLTLAGSNTFSGGLSINSGTLILANNNALGNSQVTLTSTTGGPGLSGTRVTLSGGVTIPATKSLTLPSSGSGTVRSALVGTGAGVTNVWSGPITLTGDSDPGNQVGFGVDANSTFVISGNVTADASFPGKINIRGNGTGTGILSGTVALAPEGQIQVDDGATWVIASTGNTWGTSRIVNGTLRLGANNALPTASVITDNSRFDLAGFNQAIAGLSAGVAITNSSLVADSTLTYATPNQSTFTGSVRDGARRLNLTIASGNLTLTSTNTLNAPRSTVTVNSGAVLQLDYVGTNRVAALVLNGVSQPVGFYSSANSGPFVGGTGVIQVANPVPTIPTTLGFSRMGNSLMLNWPAEYAGWILQAQTNSLSTGLATNWVDVAGSAAMTSTNIVIDPAAPAAFFRLRAP